The following is a genomic window from Spirosoma agri.
GATCGGTCAGCAGCATGAAGTCGCGATCAAGGATGGGAAACGGTCGGGAGTTGGGTTGTTGATTCATCACCAGGGGCAGGTGTTCAAGGTGGTTAGCTACGGAATCGATGACTACGGCATTCAAAAAACGAAGGAAGCCATTTTTGTGTCGGGGGCTTCGTTCGTGGTCGCTTTTCTGCTGGTTATTGCGTTGAGCCGGCTTTTTGCCCGGCGGTCCATCAAACCTATTGCCAACATGATGCACCAGATCGATCAGATCACCGTATCGAACCTGGATACCCGCCTGGCGATCACCAATGAGCAGGATGAAATAGGTCGATTGGCACTCGCCTTCAACCAGATGCTCGATCGGATTTCGGCATTCGAACTTCAGCGGAGTTTTGTATCCAATGCCTCCCATGAGTTGCGAACGCCACTGACGCTGTTGACCAATCAGATTGAGGTCGCGTTGATCAAGGCTCGCTCGGTGGAGGAATACAAGCAGCTATTGATTTCGCTCCTGGAGGATATCAACCAGCTCAATGCTCTGTCGAATGGTTTACTTGAACTGGCTCAATTCGATGCGAAGCAGATTCATGTGGCCTGGTCGCCCGTTGAACTCGACGGCGTACTTTATGAAGCGGTGGCCGCTGTCCTCCAGAAAAATCCGACCTACAGCGTCACGCTGGCAACCGATTCGTCGGAGGAATCCCTGCCGTCGATCCAAGTGGAGGGTGAAGAGTCCCTGCTAAAGACGGCCTTTATTAATTTGATCGAGAACGGCTGTAAATTCTCATCGGACCACCACGCCCGGTTGATCGTTCAGCTTCGGGAAACGGATGTTAAAGTCGACATTGAAGACAAGGGCATTGGTATTGCCGACTCGGATCTGATTTACGTTTTTCAACCTTTCTACCGCTCTGCTAATGCGCGAACCATAAAAGGGAACGGCATTGGCCTTTCGCTCACCGAAAAAATCATCAAACTGCACGGAGGCTCTATGTCGATCCAGTCAGCGTTAAATGAAGGAACGACATTTAGTGTCTATCTTCCTCATCAGGCCCACAAAATCGGTTGACAACGCATTCGATTTAGAAGGAGGGAACTCGCTTATTTAACTGAACGAGCGTCTGAAGGCTACCGGCGAGAGGTTGGTTTTCGTTTTAAAGAGCTTACTGAACGATTGCGAGTGCTCAAAGCCCAGCGTGTAGGCGACTTCGCTCACCGATAAGCTGGTGGTCGACAGGCTTTCCTTGGCTTTTTCGATCAGCTTATCATGAATGTATTGCTGGGCATTTTGCCCGATCAGGGACCGCAGCATATCACTTAAATAACTGGGCGATAAGTGAACCTGTTCGGCCAGGTAGCCGACCGTGGGCAGTCCCTGGCTCAACGATGTTTTATTGGCAAAATAGTGCTCCAGAATCTCTTCCAGTTTTTGGAGAAGATCATGGTTTACTGCGTTGCGGGTAATGAACTGACGTTTGTAAAAACGATTCGCGTAGCTCAGTAACAACGCCAATTGAGCAATAACGACGGGCTGACTGAAGTCGTCGATCCGGCCAGCCAGTTCCTTTTCGATCATGCTGAAAATCT
Proteins encoded in this region:
- a CDS encoding sensor histidine kinase encodes the protein MNLRTRLSLTFIAVVSPVLLLFLGNFYSYFELSKQEEFLIKLKNRAITMTHLLVEKRSINESLLRRIDEDTYTSYSDRRVAIFDQRNQLLYDSGELDNPGKIGPSFPITTTLLNEIGQQHEVAIKDGKRSGVGLLIHHQGQVFKVVSYGIDDYGIQKTKEAIFVSGASFVVAFLLVIALSRLFARRSIKPIANMMHQIDQITVSNLDTRLAITNEQDEIGRLALAFNQMLDRISAFELQRSFVSNASHELRTPLTLLTNQIEVALIKARSVEEYKQLLISLLEDINQLNALSNGLLELAQFDAKQIHVAWSPVELDGVLYEAVAAVLQKNPTYSVTLATDSSEESLPSIQVEGEESLLKTAFINLIENGCKFSSDHHARLIVQLRETDVKVDIEDKGIGIADSDLIYVFQPFYRSANARTIKGNGIGLSLTEKIIKLHGGSMSIQSALNEGTTFSVYLPHQAHKIG
- a CDS encoding helix-turn-helix domain-containing protein — translated: MNKDENNPIRIESLADAHRAFGLLKPQHPLVSLINGSYTQVDGSRLPHYHVLGFYKIAYKPKLNGKLKYGQSYYDFDEGGLLFASPGQLIGSHDNDVSACSAYTLLIHPDFFLGYPLAKTIKQYGFFSYSTNETLHLSEEEKETIFEIFSMIEKELAGRIDDFSQPVVIAQLALLLSYANRFYKRQFITRNAVNHDLLQKLEEILEHYFANKTSLSQGLPTVGYLAEQVHLSPSYLSDMLRSLIGQNAQQYIHDKLIEKAKESLSTTSLSVSEVAYTLGFEHSQSFSKLFKTKTNLSPVAFRRSFS